A stretch of DNA from Alicyclobacillus acidocaldarius subsp. acidocaldarius Tc-4-1:
GCAGCGCCTCCTTCACCATGCCCTCGGCGTCCAGGCTCACCACCTCGGCGCTGATGGGCCCATCGACGATCTCGACAATTTCCTTCAGCACCTGAACGAAGTCGCGACCCTCTTTGGCCACCAGGCTCGGGTTGGTCGTGACGCCGCTCAGAATCCCCATGTCCGCGGCCCGGCGAATTTCGTCGACATTGGCCGTATCGATGAACAGCTTCATGTTCCTCATCCTCTCCTGTCCCCAAAATCTCCGGTTCTCCGGTCGCCACCCTGTTTCTCTATGCTCGGCTCACCTGAGGGCTCGCGGGCGACCCGCGTACCACTTCTATGATACCATGCTTTCGGCGCGCAAACTCACGTTTCGCTCGGCTCGGGCATCCTTCACTCGGCCTGGGCGCGCGCTCCAAGGTGCTCACGCACCGCGCGCCGCAGCTCATCAATGTCAAACGGCTTGGTGAAGTGAGCCACCGCGCCCATCTCCATCGCCTCGTGAATCAGATCCAGTTCGCCGTACGCCGTCATCATGATGACCTTTGCGTCAACGCCCAGTTTGCGCAGATTCCGCAGGATTTCCAACCCATCCATTCCAGGTATCTTCATGTCCAAAAGGACGAGATCGGGCTGCTCACGTTCGACGATGCTAAGGGCGCTCGGCCCGTTCGAAGCCTGAAACACCTCGTATCCTTCCCGCTGCAGGACTTCGTGCAGCAATACGCGGATCCCGAATTGATCGTCGACCACGAGCACCTTGTATGCCATGCCCCCACCTCTTCGCTAGCTCAACTCGTCTCGAGGATCTTCGCCGGACAGGATCGAAATTCCTGTCTCTTGACCGGGTAGGGTCAGAAATGAGCGCGATGGCGCCTGTAGTCAAGGCTCGCCGCCACGAAGTCTCGGAAGAGCGCATGCGCGCGGTTCGGCCTCGACTTGAACTCAGGGTGAAACTGCACGCCGACAAACCACCGGTGCTCGGGAATCTCGACAATCTCGACGAGCCGGCCGTCCGGCGAAGTGCCCGTAATGGCCAAACCGTGCGCTTCCAATTGGTCCCGGAAGTCGTTGTTGAACTCGTAGCGGTGCCGATGGCGCTCGGAGATGAGATCCGAACCGTACGCCCGATGCGCGCGCGAACCCGGCTTCAGTCGGCACGGATACGCGCCGAGACGCATCGTGCCCCCCTTGTCCTCAATTTCCTTCTGCTCCGGCAGCAAATCGATCACGGGATAGGGCGTGCGCGGATCGATCTCGCTCGTGTGCGCGCCCGTGAGCCCGGCGACGTGCCGCGCGTACTCGATGACCGCAATCTGCATCCCGAGACAGATGCCGAAGTACGGGATGTTCCGCTCGCGAGCATAGCGACAGGCGACAATCTTGCCGTCGATGCCGCGATCGCCAAATCCACCCGGGACGAGAATACCGTCGACGCCGTCAAGTAGCTTGTCCACGTTCTTGTCAGTGACGTCCTCCGAATTGACCCAGCGGATGTGCACGCGGGCGTCGTTCTCGAAACCTCCATGCTGGAGCGCAGCCACGACGCTCGCGTACGCGTCCGGCAGGGCCACGTACTTGCCGACCACGGCGATCTCGACGTCTCGGTGCAGATTCTTGATCCGCTCCACCATGGCCTCCCACTCGCGCATGTCCGCGGGCGGGGCCGAGATGCCGAAGTGCCGGAGTACAATTTCGTCCAGCCCCTCGTCTCGCAGCCGGAGCGGCACCTCGTACAGCACCTCGGCGTCGCTCGCCTCAATCACGCTGTCCTCGTCCGTGTCACAGAAGAGTGCAATCTTGCGCTTCACTTCCTGCGAGAGAGGAACTTCGGTGCGGCACACGATAATGTTGGGACTGATGCCGATGCTGCGCAGCGTCGCGACGCTGTGCTGCGTCGGTTTCGTCTTCACCTCACTCGTCATCCGCAGGTACGGGATGAGCGTGACGTGGATGTACAGCACGTTGTTGCGCCCGACCTCGTTTTTCATCTCGCGGATGGCCTCAAGAAACGGCTGGCTCTCGATGTCGCCGACCGTGCCGCCGATTTCCGTGATGACAATGTCGGTGTCCGGCTTCGCGGCTTGCATCACGCGCTCCTTGATCTCGTTCGTCACGTGTGGAATGACCTGAACCGTCGCGCCGAGGTAGTCGCCGCGCCGCTCCTTTTGGATGACCGACCAATAAATCCGCCCGCTGGTGACGTTGTTGTCCTGGCTGAGATCGTTATCGATGAAGCGCTCGTAGTGGCCGAGATCGAGGTCCGTCTCCGCGCCATCTTCGGTGACGAACACTTCCCCATGCTGATAGGGGCTCATGGTCCCCGGATCGACGTTGATGTAGGGATCAAACTTCTGGATAGTGACGTTGAGCCCGCGGTTCTTCAAGAGGCGGCCCAAACTCGCGGCGGTGATGCCCTTACCAAGGCCAGACACCACGCCCCCCGTCACGAAGATGTACTTCGCCGTCATGACTCTGTCCTCCCTGCCAAACGCGCGACCTAAGCACACAAAAACCGCGTTCCGGAAGGTCCAGAACGCGTCTGAAAGGCGCGGAAGACTTTAGTCCTCCTCGTCTTCCTCGTCTTCCTCGACTTCCTCGTCTTCGTCGAACAGCGGCGCATCGTCGTATTCGTCTTCTGGGAGGATCTCGTCCTCGTCTTCCACGACCTCGACGTCGTCGAAGTCGGGCTCCTCGTCCATCGCCTCGACCTCGCCGTAGTCGAGCTCGTCGTCCTCGAGGACGTCCTCCTCCTCGTACTCTTCTTCGTCGTCCTCCTCATCGCCAAACGCGTCACCCGTCTTGCGGATGAACTTCTTCCCACCGGACAGGCGCTCGGCGTTGCGATCCGTCGGATACCAACGATTCAACCCCCACACATTGTGACCAATACAGACGAACCGGCCATCGACGTTGATCTCTGTGAATACCCGCGCAATGACCTCCGCCACCTGCTCGTCGGTCATGTGGCGAAGTTCCTGGATTTCCTTCATGATATCGCGGAAGTACATGGGCTCTTTTCGAGCTTTCAAGATCTCGTACACGAGCTCCACGAGAGGCATTTCCTGTATCTCGTGTTCCGTTCGTGCCAATGAGATGGCCATCTTGGAATCTTCCCTTCCAGCTCGGGATAGGCCGGTGGCCAACTTCGACCCATGAACACAGCTCGAATGACCGGCTTACATGTTATCTAAGTTTAGCACATGACGCAAAGAGTCCAAACGACATTTTTGCGGCATTGAAACCGCAAAAAGCGAAGGGCGCCAGTCGCGCATGTGCGCAACCAGCGCCGACCGACATGCTCAACCGAGTTGGCTCGTCGTGCTGGCGAGCCAGCTCACCATATCTCCGACACGCACGGCTCAGTCCTCGTGGAACCTGGCCTGGCGCTTCTCCTTGAACGCCGCCATCCCCTCGCGCGCGTCCCCCGAGGCAAAGCACAGGCCGAACTGCGCCGCCTCGTACGCCTGCGCGCGTGCCGAATCCTGCCCAAATCCGTGGTGAGCCGACCGCTTGATGGCCGCCATGGCGGCGCTCGACTGGCTCGCCAGTTTCCTCGCGAGATCCATGCCCCTCGCCTGGAGCTCGTCAGGCGCCACCACTTCGTTCACGAGCCCGTACTCCAACGCCTTCTCGACCGGGATCCGCTCCCCGAGAAGCATCATCGAGAGCGCGCGCGCAAACCCGATGGCGCGCGGCAACCGATACGTCCCGCCGAAACTCGGGTTGACCCCGAGCGTCACCTCGGGCAGCCCGACGACGGCCCCCGCGGCCGCAATCCGAAAGTCGCACGCGAGCGCGAGCTCAAGTCCCCCGCCAAACGCCCCGCCGTGAATCAGCGCCACGACGGGAATGGGCAGCTGTTCGATGGCCTGGAACACGCGCTGCCCCAGGCGCGCCATGCTCTCCGCCTCCACGGCGCTCATGTGCTGCATCTGGCCGATGTCCGCGCCCGCGCAGAACACTCGGCCCTCGCCGCGAATGACGAGAACGCGGACGTCCTGGAGATCCAACATCGCTAGATGTGCTCCGATTTCGGACAACACTTCTCGGGAAAGCGCGTTCAAAGCCTGCGGGCGATTGAGCGTCAAAACCGCCACATGATCCTCCACGCGATACGTGGTGAACGTCTCTGTCAAATCCCTCACTCCATTCGTTTAAGCTGCGACTCGCGCACGAGCGGCATCACGCCGGCCGGATTTGAACGCCCGCGCCGGTCAACCGCTCGTGTAGCGCCTTGGCGAGCTCTACGGCGTGCGGGCCATCGCCGTGAAGGCAGACGGTGTCCGCCGCCACCTCAACCCACTCACCTGTCCGCGACCGAACACGCCCTTCGCGCACCATCGTCAGCACCTGCTCGCAGGCCTCGTCGAGATCGCGGATCACCGCGTCCGGGTGCCGTCTCGGCGTCAACTGGCCGTCCGCCTCGTACCGCCTGTCCGCGAACACTTCGCAACAGGCACAAAGCCCCACGGCCTCCGCCTGCGCCGCGAGCTCGCTGCGGTAGGGGGCGTACACTTTGAGCGACGGATCGAACTCGGCGACGGCCCGGCAGACGGCCCGCGCGACGGCGCGATCCACCGCGGCGCGGTTGTAGAGGGCGCCGTGCGGCTTCACGTGGTGAAGGCGGACGCCCTGGGACCGGGCGAACGCGGCGAGCGCGCCCAGTTGATACAACACGAACGCGTAAATCTCGTCCTCGTCAAGCGCCATCTCCCGTCGACCGAACCCCTGCAGATCCGGGTAGCCCGGATGCGCGCCGACGGCCACGCCCCGCGCTTTGGCCAGGGCGACCGATCGCGCCATGACGACGGGATCGCCCGCATGCATGCCGCACGCGAGGTTCGCGGACGTCACATAGGCCAGAATTTCGCCGTCGTTCGCCAGGCGGTAAGCGCCGAAGTCCTCGCCGAGATCCGC
This window harbors:
- a CDS encoding response regulator: MAYKVLVVDDQFGIRVLLHEVLQREGYEVFQASNGPSALSIVEREQPDLVLLDMKIPGMDGLEILRNLRKLGVDAKVIMMTAYGELDLIHEAMEMGAVAHFTKPFDIDELRRAVREHLGARAQAE
- a CDS encoding CTP synthase: MTAKYIFVTGGVVSGLGKGITAASLGRLLKNRGLNVTIQKFDPYINVDPGTMSPYQHGEVFVTEDGAETDLDLGHYERFIDNDLSQDNNVTSGRIYWSVIQKERRGDYLGATVQVIPHVTNEIKERVMQAAKPDTDIVITEIGGTVGDIESQPFLEAIREMKNEVGRNNVLYIHVTLIPYLRMTSEVKTKPTQHSVATLRSIGISPNIIVCRTEVPLSQEVKRKIALFCDTDEDSVIEASDAEVLYEVPLRLRDEGLDEIVLRHFGISAPPADMREWEAMVERIKNLHRDVEIAVVGKYVALPDAYASVVAALQHGGFENDARVHIRWVNSEDVTDKNVDKLLDGVDGILVPGGFGDRGIDGKIVACRYARERNIPYFGICLGMQIAVIEYARHVAGLTGAHTSEIDPRTPYPVIDLLPEQKEIEDKGGTMRLGAYPCRLKPGSRAHRAYGSDLISERHRHRYEFNNDFRDQLEAHGLAITGTSPDGRLVEIVEIPEHRWFVGVQFHPEFKSRPNRAHALFRDFVAASLDYRRHRAHF
- the rpoE gene encoding DNA-directed RNA polymerase subunit delta — protein: MPLVELVYEILKARKEPMYFRDIMKEIQELRHMTDEQVAEVIARVFTEINVDGRFVCIGHNVWGLNRWYPTDRNAERLSGGKKFIRKTGDAFGDEEDDEEEYEEEDVLEDDELDYGEVEAMDEEPDFDDVEVVEDEDEILPEDEYDDAPLFDEDEEVEEDEEDEED
- a CDS encoding enoyl-CoA hydratase/isomerase family protein encodes the protein MRDLTETFTTYRVEDHVAVLTLNRPQALNALSREVLSEIGAHLAMLDLQDVRVLVIRGEGRVFCAGADIGQMQHMSAVEAESMARLGQRVFQAIEQLPIPVVALIHGGAFGGGLELALACDFRIAAAGAVVGLPEVTLGVNPSFGGTYRLPRAIGFARALSMMLLGERIPVEKALEYGLVNEVVAPDELQARGMDLARKLASQSSAAMAAIKRSAHHGFGQDSARAQAYEAAQFGLCFASGDAREGMAAFKEKRQARFHED
- a CDS encoding LamB/YcsF family protein, with the translated sequence MACVDLNADLGEDFGAYRLANDGEILAYVTSANLACGMHAGDPVVMARSVALAKARGVAVGAHPGYPDLQGFGRREMALDEDEIYAFVLYQLGALAAFARSQGVRLHHVKPHGALYNRAAVDRAVARAVCRAVAEFDPSLKVYAPYRSELAAQAEAVGLCACCEVFADRRYEADGQLTPRRHPDAVIRDLDEACEQVLTMVREGRVRSRTGEWVEVAADTVCLHGDGPHAVELAKALHERLTGAGVQIRPA